A single genomic interval of Lathyrus oleraceus cultivar Zhongwan6 chromosome 7, CAAS_Psat_ZW6_1.0, whole genome shotgun sequence harbors:
- the LOC127108184 gene encoding vacuolar fusion protein CCZ1 homolog B isoform X2 gives MGLSSASNESIQLCIFDLRRGQNEGQELDKILFFFPSGLPFSKQLSVIGLSEGLITFTRIFSPEAACDSIEAERHSHVFHEPEPDIWMVMVVAKSNDSEPIWRDDALRKVLKEIHSLFVMFHGSVRAMLEKEPGGGLVRRHLYSFIMDYLRDFLVGKKFLLPSFRDCLKERGTVQMLTITREAAIEVQSLVRAFESSAVNTPCYSLILFQDLLVSTTLSPDDTINLFTYAVLRLTPHALSSGASSWSYLRKGNVTSNVVTETNVTHPSSMSESFYGSSDTSHEEDNNYHVVRPLQSEKWSKGKDGYLVTDLWGAEVGTWVFATPTVLLQQTGERMYLCAYQHRSLTLMLLIPISSIPNGEQGVSAVKQQVLENASLKILKIEEKLSKGWGGENAYHVGGYRYLLVDGDRNVSRASPATKVTTLTKESLLAMNKLRQEVELEKSRAKLDENNCEKDLEVCIRAKNNAWVISRVTRGKELYMVLEKANETLLYASDAVEKFSNRYCDGTFSLD, from the exons ATGGGTTTATCTTCAGCTTCAAACGAATCGATTCAACTATGCATCTTCGATTTGCGAAGAGGCCAAAACGAAGGTCAAGAACTCGACaagatcttgttcttcttcccTTCCGGTTTACCTTTCTCCAAACAACTCTCCGTTATCGGTCTCAGTGAAGGACTCATCACTTTCACTAG AATTTTCTCTCCTGAAGCTGCTTGCGACTCCATTGAAGCTGAAAGACATTCTCATGTTTTTCATGAACCTGAACCGGATATTTGGATGGTTATG GTGGTGGCGAAAAGCAATGATTCGGAGCCTATATGGAGAGATGATGCATTGAGAAAGGTTCTTAAGGAAATTCACTCCCTTTTTGTAATGTTTCATGGATCTGTAAGAGCTATGCTGGAGAAAGAACCTGGTGGAGGACTTGTCAGACGACATTTGTATTCCTTTATCATGGATTATTTACGCG ATTTTCTTGTTGGGAAAAAGTTCCTCCTACCTTCATTCCGTGATTGCTTAAAGGAACGCGGAACTGTGCAGATGCTGACAATAACTCGCGAAGCTGCAATTGAAGTTCAG TCGCTTGTCAGAGCTTTCGAATCTTCTGCTGTAAACACTCCCTGCTACTCTTTGATTTTATTTCAAGACCTCTTGGTGTCTACAACACTATCTCCT GATGACACCATAAACTTATTCACATATGCTGTGCTAAGGTTGACTCCGCATGCTTTATCTTCTGGAGCAAGTTCATGGTCCTACTTACGGAAAGGAAATGTTACATCTAATGTTGTCACCGAGACTAATGTGACCCATCCAAGCTCTATGTCTGAAAGTTTTTATGGATCATCTGATACATCACATGAGGAGGATAACAACTATCATGTTGTGAGACCCTTGCAGAGTGAAAAATGGTCTAAGGGAAAAGATGGTTATCTTGTCACTGATTTATGGGGTGCAGAGGTTGGTACTTGGGTGTTTGCCACTCCAACAGTTTTACTTCAGCAGACCGGAGAGAGAATGTATCTTTGTGCTTATCAGCATAGAAGCCTTACTTTGATGCTTCTTATTCCCATATCCTCCATACCTAATGGGGAGCAAGGTGTGTCGGCAGTGAAGCAACAAGTTCTTGAAAAT GCATCACTTAAGATATTGAAAATTGAAGAGAAACTATCCAAAGGATGGGGTGGTGAGAACGCATATCATGTCGGTGGATACCGCTATTTATTAGTGGATGGTGATAGAAATGTATCCAGAGCTTCTCCAGCAACAAAAGTTACAACTTTAACTAAG GAGTCCTTACTTGCTATGAATAAGCTTAGGCAGGAGGTTGAGTTGGAGAAGAGTCGAGCAAAACTAGATGAAAACAATTGTGAGAAAGATCTAGAGGTTTGCATAAGAGCAAAAAATAATGCCTGGGTTATTTCTCGAGTTACAAGAGGGAAGGAGCTTTACATGGTTCTAGAGAAAGCCAATGAAACCCTTCTATATGCGTCAGATGCTGTTGAGAAGTTTAGTAACAG GTATTGTGATGGAACTTTTTCACTGGATTAA
- the LOC127108184 gene encoding vacuolar fusion protein CCZ1 homolog B isoform X1, which produces MGLSSASNESIQLCIFDLRRGQNEGQELDKILFFFPSGLPFSKQLSVIGLSEGLITFTRIFSPEAACDSIEAERHSHVFHEPEPDIWMVMVVAKSNDSEPIWRDDALRKVLKEIHSLFVMFHGSVRAMLEKEPGGGLVRRHLYSFIMDYLRACIKRSPWDDCCCDFLVGKKFLLPSFRDCLKERGTVQMLTITREAAIEVQSLVRAFESSAVNTPCYSLILFQDLLVSTTLSPDDTINLFTYAVLRLTPHALSSGASSWSYLRKGNVTSNVVTETNVTHPSSMSESFYGSSDTSHEEDNNYHVVRPLQSEKWSKGKDGYLVTDLWGAEVGTWVFATPTVLLQQTGERMYLCAYQHRSLTLMLLIPISSIPNGEQGVSAVKQQVLENASLKILKIEEKLSKGWGGENAYHVGGYRYLLVDGDRNVSRASPATKVTTLTKESLLAMNKLRQEVELEKSRAKLDENNCEKDLEVCIRAKNNAWVISRVTRGKELYMVLEKANETLLYASDAVEKFSNRYCDGTFSLD; this is translated from the exons ATGGGTTTATCTTCAGCTTCAAACGAATCGATTCAACTATGCATCTTCGATTTGCGAAGAGGCCAAAACGAAGGTCAAGAACTCGACaagatcttgttcttcttcccTTCCGGTTTACCTTTCTCCAAACAACTCTCCGTTATCGGTCTCAGTGAAGGACTCATCACTTTCACTAG AATTTTCTCTCCTGAAGCTGCTTGCGACTCCATTGAAGCTGAAAGACATTCTCATGTTTTTCATGAACCTGAACCGGATATTTGGATGGTTATG GTGGTGGCGAAAAGCAATGATTCGGAGCCTATATGGAGAGATGATGCATTGAGAAAGGTTCTTAAGGAAATTCACTCCCTTTTTGTAATGTTTCATGGATCTGTAAGAGCTATGCTGGAGAAAGAACCTGGTGGAGGACTTGTCAGACGACATTTGTATTCCTTTATCATGGATTATTTACGCG CGTGTATAAAGCGGTCTCCGTGGGATGATTGCTGCTGTG ATTTTCTTGTTGGGAAAAAGTTCCTCCTACCTTCATTCCGTGATTGCTTAAAGGAACGCGGAACTGTGCAGATGCTGACAATAACTCGCGAAGCTGCAATTGAAGTTCAG TCGCTTGTCAGAGCTTTCGAATCTTCTGCTGTAAACACTCCCTGCTACTCTTTGATTTTATTTCAAGACCTCTTGGTGTCTACAACACTATCTCCT GATGACACCATAAACTTATTCACATATGCTGTGCTAAGGTTGACTCCGCATGCTTTATCTTCTGGAGCAAGTTCATGGTCCTACTTACGGAAAGGAAATGTTACATCTAATGTTGTCACCGAGACTAATGTGACCCATCCAAGCTCTATGTCTGAAAGTTTTTATGGATCATCTGATACATCACATGAGGAGGATAACAACTATCATGTTGTGAGACCCTTGCAGAGTGAAAAATGGTCTAAGGGAAAAGATGGTTATCTTGTCACTGATTTATGGGGTGCAGAGGTTGGTACTTGGGTGTTTGCCACTCCAACAGTTTTACTTCAGCAGACCGGAGAGAGAATGTATCTTTGTGCTTATCAGCATAGAAGCCTTACTTTGATGCTTCTTATTCCCATATCCTCCATACCTAATGGGGAGCAAGGTGTGTCGGCAGTGAAGCAACAAGTTCTTGAAAAT GCATCACTTAAGATATTGAAAATTGAAGAGAAACTATCCAAAGGATGGGGTGGTGAGAACGCATATCATGTCGGTGGATACCGCTATTTATTAGTGGATGGTGATAGAAATGTATCCAGAGCTTCTCCAGCAACAAAAGTTACAACTTTAACTAAG GAGTCCTTACTTGCTATGAATAAGCTTAGGCAGGAGGTTGAGTTGGAGAAGAGTCGAGCAAAACTAGATGAAAACAATTGTGAGAAAGATCTAGAGGTTTGCATAAGAGCAAAAAATAATGCCTGGGTTATTTCTCGAGTTACAAGAGGGAAGGAGCTTTACATGGTTCTAGAGAAAGCCAATGAAACCCTTCTATATGCGTCAGATGCTGTTGAGAAGTTTAGTAACAG GTATTGTGATGGAACTTTTTCACTGGATTAA